From Paenibacillus sp. PK3_47, the proteins below share one genomic window:
- the ltrA gene encoding group II intron reverse transcriptase/maturase has protein sequence MRSHEEQRQPNISQESCQQREAVKPPGHAGAPSSSSAQTAPPSRKAANNLLERMLEGDNLRLAYKRVVQNGGAPGVDYVTVANLQAYLKTHWEPVKAELLAGTYRPAPVKRVEIPKPGGGVRLLGIPTVMDRFLQQALLQVMNPIFDAEFSWYSYGFRPGKSAHDAVKQAQRYIQKGLRWVVDLDLEKFFDRVNHDMLMARVARKVTDKRVLTLIRAYLNAGVMVNGKLEHSQEGTPQGGPLSPLLANILLDDLDKELTVRGLHFVRYADDCNIFVASKRAGERVMESVSGFVEGKLKLKVNREKSAVARPWHRKFLGFSFLSQKQATIRLAPKTISRFKERIRELTNRTWSISMEERICRLNRYLMGWLGYFHLASAKKHLQTLDQWIRRRLRMCLWKQWKRVRTRIRELRALGVPEWACFTMANSRRGAWEMSRNTNNALPTSYWEAKGLKSLLSRYLELC, from the coding sequence ATGCGTTCGCATGAAGAGCAACGACAGCCGAATATCTCGCAAGAGAGCTGCCAGCAAAGAGAAGCGGTGAAGCCGCCAGGGCATGCTGGAGCGCCGAGTTCTTCGTCGGCACAAACCGCCCCTCCCTCTCGCAAAGCAGCGAACAACTTGCTGGAGCGAATGCTCGAAGGAGACAACCTTCGGCTCGCGTATAAACGAGTGGTACAGAACGGAGGAGCCCCCGGTGTGGACTATGTAACGGTAGCGAATCTACAAGCTTACTTGAAAACACATTGGGAACCGGTGAAAGCCGAACTTCTGGCGGGAACTTACAGACCTGCGCCAGTCAAACGGGTGGAAATCCCCAAACCCGGAGGCGGCGTACGGCTGCTGGGCATCCCGACCGTGATGGACCGTTTTCTCCAGCAGGCTCTTCTACAAGTCATGAATCCGATCTTTGACGCAGAATTCTCGTGGTACAGCTACGGCTTTCGACCCGGGAAAAGTGCACATGACGCAGTAAAACAAGCGCAAAGATATATCCAAAAGGGTCTGAGGTGGGTCGTGGACCTCGATCTTGAGAAATTCTTTGACCGGGTAAATCACGACATGCTGATGGCGAGAGTGGCGCGGAAAGTGACAGACAAAAGAGTGCTGACACTGATTCGGGCGTATCTAAACGCCGGAGTCATGGTGAATGGAAAGCTGGAGCACAGCCAGGAAGGAACGCCGCAAGGCGGTCCGCTGAGCCCGCTTTTGGCAAACATTCTGCTGGATGATCTGGATAAGGAATTGACCGTACGTGGCCTGCACTTTGTACGCTATGCGGACGACTGTAATATCTTTGTGGCGAGCAAACGAGCTGGCGAACGGGTCATGGAATCGGTTAGCGGGTTTGTAGAAGGAAAGCTAAAACTGAAAGTGAACCGGGAAAAGAGTGCAGTCGCCAGACCTTGGCACCGGAAGTTTTTAGGATTCAGTTTCCTGAGCCAGAAACAGGCAACCATTCGATTAGCACCGAAGACCATTTCGCGATTCAAGGAGAGAATCCGTGAACTGACAAACCGAACGTGGTCCATTTCCATGGAAGAACGAATTTGCCGACTAAACCGTTATCTGATGGGGTGGCTTGGCTATTTCCATCTAGCGTCGGCGAAGAAACACCTCCAAACGCTGGACCAATGGATTCGGAGAAGGCTGCGAATGTGCCTGTGGAAACAATGGAAGCGAGTGCGCACACGAATCCGCGAACTCCGGGCGCTTGGGGTGCCTGAGTGGGCCTGTTTCACGATGGCCAACTCGCGGCGAGGCGCATGGGAAATGTCCCGGAATACAAATAATGCCCTCCCGACTTCCTATTGGGAAGCGAAAGGGCTGAAAAGCTTGCTTTCACGTTACTTAGAGCTTTGTTAA